From the Panthera leo isolate Ple1 chromosome C1, P.leo_Ple1_pat1.1, whole genome shotgun sequence genome, one window contains:
- the FRZB gene encoding secreted frizzled-related protein 3 — protein MVCGGPGGMLLLRAGLLALAALCLLWVPGARAAACEPVRIPLCKSLPWNMTKMPNHLHHSTQANAILAIEQFEGLLGTQCSPDLLFFLCAMYAPICTIDFQHEPIKPCKSVCERARQGCEPILIKYRHSWPESLACEELPVYDRGVCISPEAIVTADGADFPMDSSNGNCRGASERCKCKPIRATQKTYFRNNYNYVIRAKVKEVKTKCHDVTVVVEVKEILKASLVNIPRENVNLYTSSGCLCPPLNVNEEYIIMGYEDEERSRLLLVEGSIAEKWKDRLGKKVKRWDMKLRHLGLNKSDSSHSDSTQSQKPGKSSNPRQARN, from the exons ATGGTCTGCGGCGGTCCAGGAGGGATGCTGCTGCTGCGGGCCGGGCTGCTCGCCCTGGCTGCGCTCTGTCTGCTCTGGGTGCCCGGAGCACGAGCTGCAGCCTGCGAGCCCGTGCGCATCCCCCTGTGCAAGTCCCTGCCCTGGAACATGACCAAGATGCCCAACCACCTGCACCACAGCACCCAGGCTAACGCCATCCTGGCCATTGAGCAGTTCGAAGGTCTGCTGGGCACCCAGTGCAGCCCGGATCTGCTCTTCTTCCTCTGTGCCATGTATGCGCCCATCTGCACCATTGACTTCCAGCACGAGCCCATCAAGCCCTGCAAGTCTGTGTGCGAGAGGGCCCGGCAGGGCTGCGAGCCCATCCTCATCAAGTACCGCCACTCGTGGCCCGAGAGTCTGGCCTGCGAGGAGCTGCCTGTTTATGACCGTGGCGTGTGCATCTCTCCCGAGGCCATCGTTACCGCGGACGGAGCGG ATTTTCCTATGGATTCTAGTAATGGAAACTGTAGAGGAGCCAGTG AACGCTGCAAGTGTAAGCCTATTAGAGCTACACAGAAGACCTATTTCCGAAACAATTACAACTATG tCATTCGGGCTAAAGTTAAAGAAGTAAAGACCAAGTGCCATGATGTGACTGTAGTAGTTGAGGTGAAGGAGATTCTAAAAGCTTCTCTGGTAAACATTCCAAGAGAAAACGTTAACCTTTACACCAGCTCTGGCTGCCTGTGTCCTCCACTTAATGTTAATGAGGAGTATATCATCATGGGCTATGAAGATGAGGAACGCTCCAG attactgTTGGTGGAAGGTTCTATTGCTGAGAAATGGAAGGATCGACTTGGTAAAAAAGTTAAG CGCTGGGATATGAAGCTCCGCCATCTTGGACTCAATAAAAGCGATTCAAGCCATAGTGATTCCACTCAGAGTCAGAAGCCTGGCAAGAGCTCCAACCCCCGTCAAGCACGCAACTAA